Genomic DNA from uncultured Ilyobacter sp.:
TCACCTGTTTATTCTCTATCTTTTGTACTGCCCCAATAAACTCCTGGGTATTCTCCACCTTATATCCTATTTTTCTCTGGATTATCTCCTTGGAAATTTCCTTCACATTTTGCAGATATTTACCAAAAATAGGCGGTTTTCTGTAGTAAAGGGGCTCTATCAAACTATGGCCGCCTATATCCACAAGGGTCCCTCCAACAAAGGCCACATCACATAGGGCATAGAGCTTTCTCAAAATTCCCATCTGATCTACCAAAAGCACCTGGGTATCTTCTTTCACACCTTGGCTAATAGTACTCCATTTTTCATATCTGTATCTATTTTTTAGTAACCTTTCTTCTATATCTGCTGTTCTTTCTATGTGGCGAGGAACCAGAATCAAAAAATACTCCCTTAGCTTGTCATAGGCATCTAATATATACTCCTCTTCGTCGTCTCTTGTACTCCCTGCGACAAATATTTTCCTATTTTCAAGGCCTAACTCTTTTCTTATTTGATAGAGCTGTCCCTCTGTAAAATCAGTAAGCTTTACATCAAACTTTAGATTCCCAAAGTCCTCTACTTTTTCAGCAGATGCCCCTATATCAATGATTCTATTTTTGTCCTCTTCCGTCTGCATGAGAAAGAAGTTCACCTTTGAAAAAAGTTTTTTCAGATAAAATGATATTCTTTTATAAGATTTAAAGGATTTATCAGATATTCTTCCGTTCACAAAAACCACCTTGGATTTTTTAGAACTCATTCTTATAAGGTTGGGCCATATTTCAGTCTCTATGATTACGAGAGCCTTTAGGTTTATCTTAGACAGTATCTCTCTTATCTTAAAAAAATCATCTAGGGGAAAATAAAG
This window encodes:
- a CDS encoding glycosyltransferase N-terminal domain-containing protein, with product MFYNLSRIIIYIPLFIVSIFNGRLRRFLKKRLFQKITLKNQGKDHVWIHCASVGEINLSESLVREFLENTDFRVLITMMTDTGRATAEAKYKDDKNIDLLYFPLDDFFKIREILSKINLKALVIIETEIWPNLIRMSSKKSKVVFVNGRISDKSFKSYKRISFYLKKLFSKVNFFLMQTEEDKNRIIDIGASAEKVEDFGNLKFDVKLTDFTEGQLYQIRKELGLENRKIFVAGSTRDDEEEYILDAYDKLREYFLILVPRHIERTADIEERLLKNRYRYEKWSTISQGVKEDTQVLLVDQMGILRKLYALCDVAFVGGTLVDIGGHSLIEPLYYRKPPIFGKYLQNVKEISKEIIQRKIGYKVENTQEFIGAVQKIENKQVNLEEIDRFFRENTDVAAKTFKRIIDII